The Fulvivirga maritima genome segment TGCCGATGAACCTAGTGGTAATTTAGATTCAAAAAATGCTATGGAGTTACACAATCTGTTCTTTAAACTCAGAGATGAATTGGAACAGACTTTCGTTATCGTAACTCATAACGAACAGCTGGCTGAAATGGCAGACAGAAAGCTGGAAATAAAAGATGGTATAATTTACTGAGTTAGTGAGCGAGAACTTCCTGATCTATCTCTTCCACCTCAGCGTAGCCATCAGCATTAATTGAGGTGATTTTAACCCTTTTCAATTCATTTACTAATACAGGATCATACTTTACAGCTACTCTCACATAGTTATTAGTAAAACCGTGCATTTTGCCATCCTCAATATCTTCTTCAAAAAGTACAGTGTCTATACGGCCAATGTTTTGCTCGTAGAAATGCCTTTTTTTCTTCTCAGATAGTGAGCGTAGCATTTTAGATCTTTTGTTTCTTACTTTCATTGGTACCACTTCATTCATTTCGGTGGCCAAAGTATTGGCTCTCTCAGAATAGGTAAAAACATGAAGGTAAGAAATGTCTAACTCATTAAGGAACTGATAGGTTTCCAGAAAGTCTTCATCTGTTTCTCCAGGGAAACCAACTATCACATCCACACCTATACAGCAATGAGGCATAAGCTCTTTTATTTTGGCTACTCTGTCCTTATAAAGCTGGCTGAGGTATCTTCTTCTCATTAGTTTGAGAATTTTATCTGAGCCAGATTGTAAGGGAATATGAAAATGAGGAACGAACTTATCAGATTGAGCGACAAACTCAATGATTTCGTTATGGAGTAGGTTGGGTTCTATAGATGATATTCTTACTCTTTCCAAGTCTTCAACCTGATCAAGAGCTATAACAAGATCTAGAAAGCGATCTTCTCTTTTACCATTTCTAATACCGAAGTCACCAGTGTTAACTCCGGTGAGCACTATTTCTTTTACTCCTGAAGCTACTATTTCATTGGCAGAAGCCATGATATTTTCAATAGTGTTACTTCTGCTTTTTCCGCGCGCCATAGGTATGGTGCAGAAGGTGCATCCATAATCACAGCCATCCTGTACTTTTAGGAAAGTACGGGTTCTGTCATTAATTGAGAAGGCATTATTGAAAGAAGTAGCGGTTTCTATTTCAGAAGCAAGCACCTTAGGCTGTTCCGGTCTTACAAAATCATCTAGTAAATCTATAAGACGGAATTTTTCTGCAGCGCCTAATACAGCATCTACTCCCGGTATCTCTGAAATTTCTTTGGGTTTTAACTGAGCATAGCAACCGATGATGGTTACATAAGCATTAGGAGAGATTTTACGTGCTTCCCTCACTATTTTCTTACACTTTTTATCTGCATTTTCAGTTACAGAACAAGTGTTGATTATAAAAATATCAGGAGTATCTGTGAACTCCACTTTTTTATATCCTTTTTCTTCAAACATCCTTGATATAGAGGACGTTTCAGAAAAATTTAATTTGCAGCCCAGTGTGTAAAACGCAACTTTTCTCATTGGGCTGCAAATATAGGTAGTTTAGTCCATCTAAACTACCATATAGTTATAATACTGTTTCTGAGAGCTTATAAGCTCATTAAATCAGATTCTATACTTTCTATCTGACTGTTAAGCTCAGCTTCTGTTTTTTCGAAATCAGCTTTGCTAGCCAAAGGCTTGTTTACGCTGATATAAAACTTGATCTTAGGTTCTGTTCCTGATGGTCTGGCACTGATTTTAGACCCATCTTCAGTGAAGAATTGTAGCACATTGGATTTTTCATAATCAATGCTGGTTTTCTTAAGCGCTACTAAGTCAGTATCTGTGCTGTTTTGGTAATCTACCACTCTCACTACTTTAGAGCCACCAAAAGATTCAGGTGGTGTTTCTCTGAAGTTGAGCATCATTTGTTGAATTTCTTCAGCACCTTGTTTTCCTTTTTTAGTAATTGAGATAAGCTTTTCTTTATAAAAACCACACTCTTCATAAATTTCTATAAGAAGTTCATATACCGTTTTGCCTTCAGAAGCTGCATAAGCACACATTTCAGCAATCATAGCACAGCTGGCTACAGCGTCTTTATCTCTTACAAATTCTCCTACCAGGTAGCCGTAGCTCTCTTCTCCACCAGCTATGAAAGTTCTCTTGCCTTCGTTTTCTCTGATAATAGAAGCGATGTATTTGAAACCAGTAAGTGTATCGTAAGAATCTACATTGAATCGCTCAGCTATTTTCTTGATGAGCTCAGTAGTAACAATGGTTTTTACAATATACTCACCTCCTTTGTAGCGGCTTAGCTCAGTCCATCTTTTTAGGATGTAATAGATAAGTAAACTACCAGTTTGGTTTCCGTTTAATAATT includes the following:
- the mtaB gene encoding tRNA (N(6)-L-threonylcarbamoyladenosine(37)-C(2))-methylthiotransferase MtaB encodes the protein MRKVAFYTLGCKLNFSETSSISRMFEEKGYKKVEFTDTPDIFIINTCSVTENADKKCKKIVREARKISPNAYVTIIGCYAQLKPKEISEIPGVDAVLGAAEKFRLIDLLDDFVRPEQPKVLASEIETATSFNNAFSINDRTRTFLKVQDGCDYGCTFCTIPMARGKSRSNTIENIMASANEIVASGVKEIVLTGVNTGDFGIRNGKREDRFLDLVIALDQVEDLERVRISSIEPNLLHNEIIEFVAQSDKFVPHFHIPLQSGSDKILKLMRRRYLSQLYKDRVAKIKELMPHCCIGVDVIVGFPGETDEDFLETYQFLNELDISYLHVFTYSERANTLATEMNEVVPMKVRNKRSKMLRSLSEKKKRHFYEQNIGRIDTVLFEEDIEDGKMHGFTNNYVRVAVKYDPVLVNELKRVKITSINADGYAEVEEIDQEVLAH